In a genomic window of Rhizophagus irregularis chromosome 11, complete sequence:
- a CDS encoding uncharacterized protein (SECRETED:cutsite_SSS-SP; SECRETED:prob_0.1079); SECRETED:SignalP(1-20): MNKFSCYFASVFTLIPISSSSPPIAAAATAAAVAVAAAAAATASGMMLASFSIPIRLLIHSQLQETTGNGLENLGNVLEISGKDLETVLEDLEERLGNVLETLGNNLGTVLETSGNNLGTVLETLENNLGTVLETSGNSLRKAMVDAVL, translated from the exons atgaataaatttagcTGCTACTTTGCATCGg tatttaccttaattcctatttcttcttcttctcctCCGATCGCTGCTGCTGCTACTGCtgctgctgttgctgttgctgctgctgctgctgctACAGCTTCGGGAATGATGCTAGCGTCATTCTCTATACCTATACGTCTGTTGATCCACTCTCAGCTGCAG GAAACAACAGGTAACGGTCTTGAAAATCTCGG gaacGTCTTGGAGATCTCGG ggAAAGACTTGGAAACGGTTTTGGAGGACCTTGA AGAACGACTTGGGAATGTCTTAGAGACCTTGG gaaatAACTTGGGAACGGTATTGGAGACCTCGG gaaatAACTTGGGAACGGTATTGGAGACCTTGG aaaaTAACTTGGGAACAGTATTGGAGACCTCGG ggaatagCCTTAGAAAAGCTATGGTTGATGCAGTATTATGA